One segment of Pseudanabaena sp. FACHB-2040 DNA contains the following:
- a CDS encoding sigma-70 family RNA polymerase sigma factor, with protein sequence MSQSISTSWPFSVTTTTGTLAPDQLSHSELVLLCQEHLRPDRVAFAELLRRYQTHVDKLLYHLAPDWSDRSDLAQEVWIRVYRNIRRLNDPNKFKGWLGRIVTNLFYDELRKRKRVETMLSLDAPRTVEDGEVDWDVPTSEPSPVDTMMTQEFYDHLKQAIAELPDVFRTTIILREIQGLAYEEIAEITGVSLGTVKSRIARARQRLQSDLQGYLGDQPRL encoded by the coding sequence ATGAGTCAATCAATTTCTACGTCCTGGCCATTTTCAGTCACGACAACGACTGGCACCCTTGCGCCTGACCAACTCTCCCACTCTGAACTGGTGCTTCTCTGTCAGGAACACCTACGGCCCGACCGAGTAGCTTTTGCTGAGCTACTACGGCGCTACCAGACCCATGTCGATAAGCTGCTCTACCATCTAGCTCCTGACTGGTCAGATCGCTCTGATTTAGCTCAAGAAGTTTGGATTCGGGTTTACCGTAATATCCGTCGCCTAAACGATCCTAACAAGTTCAAAGGCTGGCTAGGGCGTATCGTTACAAACCTGTTTTACGACGAGCTGCGAAAGCGTAAGCGGGTAGAAACAATGCTGTCGCTAGACGCCCCCCGCACCGTAGAAGACGGTGAAGTTGATTGGGATGTGCCTACCTCCGAGCCTAGCCCAGTCGACACCATGATGACTCAGGAGTTTTACGACCATCTGAAGCAGGCTATTGCTGAATTGCCAGATGTTTTCCGCACCACTATTATTCTGCGCGAAATCCAAGGGCTAGCCTACGAAGAAATTGCCGAGATAACCGGCGTCTCCTTGGGTACGGTCAAGTCTCGCATTGCCCGCGCTCGGCAGCGGCTACAGAGCGACCTGCAGGGGTATCTGGGTGATCAGCCCAGGCTATAA
- a CDS encoding transcriptional regulator produces the protein MIKRDRFELLSAYLDGEVTPHERQLVNSWLAHDPSAKCLYNRLLQLRQGLKSSPVEPTYTSDETLAGVFSSLNKRFRTTCMAGAGVLAIGALGLLSGVFRPNQSWLQWASVPSDSVASGDVLQITLDEPAFPIPQDSPMSTTTEILGAEQRRLSLPTGSEL, from the coding sequence GTGATTAAACGAGATCGCTTTGAACTTCTTAGTGCCTACCTAGACGGTGAGGTTACTCCTCACGAACGTCAACTCGTCAACAGCTGGCTTGCTCACGATCCCAGTGCTAAGTGTCTTTACAACCGGCTACTGCAGCTTCGTCAGGGCCTTAAATCTAGCCCGGTTGAGCCTACTTACACCTCCGACGAAACTCTAGCAGGTGTTTTCAGCAGCTTGAATAAGCGCTTTCGAACGACCTGCATGGCGGGAGCTGGTGTTTTGGCTATTGGAGCTTTGGGTTTACTCTCTGGAGTTTTTAGGCCAAATCAATCCTGGCTGCAGTGGGCGTCGGTTCCGAGTGATTCTGTGGCCAGTGGAGACGTGCTCCAGATTACTCTCGATGAGCCTGCCTTCCCAATTCCCCAAGATTCTCCTATGTCTACTACCACTGAAATCTTAGGGGCTGAACAAAGAAGACTCTCTTTACCCACTGGTTCTGAACTTTAA
- a CDS encoding zinc metallopeptidase: MYFDPFYFLLIIPGIAFMFWAQSQVKGTYRRYSQVQSTLGMTGAQVAQAILQKMNLRDVRVEPVAGELTDHYDPRAKTVRLSQGIYGSSSLAAAAIAAHECGHVLQDYQGYTFMNFRAAMVPAVNLGSRLGPILILAGLFLQLTGLAWLGILLFAAVLLFHVVTLPVEFDASKRALRLIDEMGILQGEENRGAKAVLQAAAWTYVATAFYAALNLLYYVFLVSRRS; the protein is encoded by the coding sequence ATGTATTTCGATCCCTTTTATTTTCTGCTGATTATTCCTGGCATCGCGTTCATGTTCTGGGCGCAGAGCCAGGTCAAAGGGACTTACCGTCGCTACTCCCAGGTTCAGTCTACTCTTGGCATGACAGGAGCGCAGGTAGCTCAAGCCATTCTTCAAAAGATGAATCTTCGCGATGTTCGCGTTGAGCCTGTGGCAGGTGAACTAACCGACCACTACGACCCCAGGGCTAAAACCGTTCGGCTTTCCCAGGGAATCTATGGCTCTAGTTCTCTGGCAGCAGCGGCTATAGCTGCTCATGAGTGCGGCCATGTGCTGCAAGACTACCAGGGTTACACCTTCATGAACTTCCGGGCAGCTATGGTGCCGGCGGTCAACCTGGGTTCTCGGCTTGGACCTATTTTGATCCTGGCAGGGCTGTTTCTTCAGCTAACAGGATTGGCCTGGCTAGGAATTCTTTTGTTTGCAGCGGTCTTGCTGTTTCACGTGGTCACGCTTCCCGTTGAGTTTGATGCTTCTAAACGGGCGTTGAGACTGATCGATGAGATGGGGATTTTGCAGGGAGAAGAGAATCGGGGGGCTAAGGCAGTTTTGCAAGCAGCAGCTTGGACCTACGTTGCTACCGCTTTTTATGCAGCCCTCAACCTGCTCTACTACGTTTTTTTAGTTTCTCGCCGCAGTTAG
- a CDS encoding endonuclease MutS2, producing MIQQETLELLEWARLCQHLSTFASTKLGATAARQLRIPTTQSESEHLLELTREAYRLDGKTNLSFSGVQDIGDALERAERQGLLSGEELLAIATTLNGARQLRRMIDAQEDLPVLQALVADLRTYPELEQEIHRCIDDRGDVADRASPKLAGIREQLKASRNEIYQKLQRILQRHAGAVQEQLITQRSDRFVIPVKAPQKDAIPGIVHDASTSGLTLFVEPHNVVELGNRLRQLQRQERAEEEIVLRELTAQVTVVQPELEQLLVIVTTLDLATARARYSYWLEGNAPRFIAPDEQATLRQLRHPLLVWQQRHEQGPAVVPINVIVKPHLRVVAITGPNTGGKTVTLKTLGLAALMAKVGLFIPAREPVEIPWFDQVLADIGDEQSIEQSLSTFSGHIRRISRILEALQPSKPPLENESQTPLLQGPPSSSSPSEAQSQVGSLQDSPTTPPVLPSPRPPLPASSPTNTLVLLDEVGAGTDPSEGSALAASLLRHLADKARLTVATTHYGELKALKYQDERFENASVEFDDVTLSPTYRLLWGIPGRSNALTIAQRLGLDAAIVEAAREQVGMSNQEDVNQVIAGLEAQRKVQEDKASEAAKLLAQAEKLHNEVSHKAQMLRERERDLQQQQEKAIQQAIHQAKDEIARVIRRLQQGDATAQAAQKATDAVNAIAGKHLPTRQATPKPKPGFKPKVGDRIRIPSLGQTAEVLTDPDEDGKLTVRFGLLKTTVSLADIESLHGEKAELPVKPKPQDSVPVAQAAPPAPAVRTSRNTFDIRGMRVAEAESVLENAIATANRAIWIIHGHGTGKLKRGVHEYLQRHPQVQRFEAAEATDGGTGVTVAYV from the coding sequence TTGATTCAACAGGAAACCCTTGAGCTTCTAGAGTGGGCTCGCCTCTGCCAGCATTTATCGACCTTTGCTTCGACCAAACTAGGGGCGACCGCAGCCCGTCAGCTCAGGATTCCAACTACTCAGTCAGAGAGCGAGCATCTGCTTGAACTGACCCGCGAAGCCTATCGGCTGGATGGGAAAACAAATTTGAGCTTTTCAGGCGTGCAGGACATTGGCGATGCGCTAGAGCGGGCTGAGCGTCAGGGATTGCTCAGTGGCGAGGAGCTGCTTGCGATCGCAACGACCCTCAACGGAGCCCGACAGCTGCGCCGCATGATAGATGCTCAGGAAGACTTGCCCGTCCTACAAGCCCTGGTAGCAGACCTGCGAACTTACCCTGAGCTAGAGCAGGAAATTCATCGCTGCATTGATGATCGAGGCGATGTCGCTGACCGGGCCAGCCCTAAACTGGCAGGCATTCGAGAACAGCTCAAGGCTAGCCGCAACGAGATTTATCAGAAGCTTCAGCGCATTCTGCAGCGCCATGCTGGAGCCGTGCAGGAGCAACTCATCACCCAGCGGAGCGATCGCTTCGTCATTCCCGTTAAGGCCCCTCAAAAAGACGCCATTCCCGGCATCGTCCACGATGCCTCTACCAGCGGCCTGACTCTATTTGTCGAGCCGCACAACGTTGTGGAGTTGGGCAACCGCTTGCGGCAACTGCAGCGGCAGGAACGGGCTGAGGAAGAAATTGTCCTGCGTGAACTGACAGCCCAAGTCACGGTCGTTCAGCCTGAGCTAGAGCAGCTGCTAGTCATCGTCACTACGCTGGATCTGGCCACCGCCCGCGCCCGCTACTCCTACTGGCTAGAGGGCAATGCTCCTCGCTTTATTGCTCCCGACGAGCAGGCCACCCTACGCCAGCTCCGCCATCCCCTGCTGGTCTGGCAGCAGCGCCACGAACAGGGGCCTGCCGTAGTCCCTATCAACGTCATCGTCAAACCCCACCTGCGCGTTGTCGCCATTACCGGCCCCAACACTGGCGGCAAAACCGTCACCCTCAAAACCTTGGGCCTAGCAGCGCTAATGGCCAAAGTCGGCCTGTTTATCCCCGCCCGCGAACCCGTAGAAATTCCCTGGTTTGACCAGGTGCTTGCCGACATCGGCGACGAGCAATCCATCGAGCAAAGCCTCTCTACCTTCTCTGGCCACATCCGTCGCATTAGTCGGATTCTAGAAGCCCTTCAGCCTTCTAAACCTCCCCTAGAGAACGAGTCACAGACCCCGCTTCTACAGGGTCCACCCTCCTCATCTTCCCCATCAGAGGCGCAATCCCAGGTCGGATCCCTACAAGATTCCCCCACCACCCCACCTGTCCTCCCCTCCCCGCGTCCTCCCCTCCCCGCGTCCTCCCCCACCAACACCCTCGTCCTCCTTGACGAAGTCGGAGCTGGCACCGACCCCTCCGAAGGCAGCGCCCTAGCCGCATCCCTGCTGAGACATCTAGCAGACAAAGCTCGGCTCACGGTCGCTACTACCCACTACGGCGAACTCAAAGCTTTGAAGTATCAGGATGAGCGCTTTGAAAACGCCTCAGTCGAGTTTGATGACGTGACGCTGTCGCCCACTTACCGATTGCTCTGGGGCATTCCGGGCCGATCCAATGCGCTGACCATCGCCCAGCGGCTAGGCTTAGACGCTGCCATCGTCGAAGCTGCCAGAGAACAGGTTGGCATGAGCAATCAGGAAGATGTGAACCAGGTGATCGCCGGGCTTGAGGCTCAGCGCAAGGTTCAGGAAGACAAGGCCAGCGAAGCCGCCAAGCTGCTAGCCCAGGCCGAAAAGCTCCACAATGAGGTGTCTCACAAAGCGCAGATGCTGAGGGAGCGCGAGCGCGACCTGCAGCAGCAGCAGGAAAAGGCCATTCAGCAGGCCATCCACCAGGCCAAAGACGAAATCGCCAGGGTAATTCGTCGCCTGCAGCAGGGCGATGCTACGGCTCAAGCGGCCCAAAAAGCGACAGATGCCGTCAATGCCATCGCTGGTAAGCATCTGCCTACCCGTCAAGCTACCCCCAAACCCAAGCCTGGGTTTAAACCCAAGGTGGGCGATCGCATTCGCATTCCCAGCCTGGGCCAAACAGCAGAGGTGCTAACAGATCCTGATGAAGACGGTAAGCTGACAGTACGCTTTGGCCTGCTCAAGACCACGGTGAGCCTAGCAGATATCGAGTCGCTGCACGGAGAAAAAGCCGAACTGCCGGTTAAGCCCAAACCTCAGGACAGCGTCCCCGTTGCCCAAGCGGCTCCACCGGCTCCAGCCGTGCGTACCTCTCGCAACACTTTTGATATTCGAGGGATGCGAGTTGCTGAGGCAGAATCGGTGTTGGAAAATGCGATCGCAACTGCCAACAGAGCCATCTGGATCATCCACGGGCACGGTACAGGCAAGCTAAAGCGAGGCGTTCACGAGTATCTCCAGCGCCATCCCCAAGTGCAGCGATTTGAGGCAGCGGAAGCTACTGATGGGGGTACTGGCGTTACCGTCGCCTACGTATAG
- a CDS encoding NYN domain-containing protein, with protein sequence MPSHHLLNRLSIFVDGNNMFYAQQKNGWFFDPKRVLEYFAGEKSGLSLVNAFWYTGLKDPQDQRGFRDALISLGYTVRYKILKEYYDDTSGRYSQKANLDIEIVVDMFNTVEQYDRVVLFSGDGDFERAIELLRSKNTHITVVSTEGMIARELRNATDRYIDLNNVRASIEKLDN encoded by the coding sequence ATGCCAAGTCATCATTTACTTAATCGCCTCTCCATATTTGTTGACGGAAACAATATGTTTTACGCCCAGCAAAAGAATGGATGGTTTTTCGATCCAAAACGTGTGCTGGAGTACTTTGCTGGGGAGAAAAGCGGGCTGAGTCTGGTCAATGCCTTCTGGTACACCGGCTTAAAAGATCCGCAAGACCAACGCGGCTTCCGCGATGCGCTGATTAGCCTCGGCTATACAGTCCGGTACAAAATTTTGAAGGAATACTACGACGATACTTCTGGGCGCTACTCTCAAAAAGCCAACCTAGACATTGAAATTGTTGTAGACATGTTTAATACCGTTGAACAGTATGACCGGGTAGTTCTGTTTAGTGGCGACGGTGATTTTGAACGAGCGATTGAGCTACTGCGCTCGAAAAATACTCACATTACCGTAGTCTCCACTGAAGGTATGATTGCTCGAGAACTGCGCAACGCTACCGACCGCTATATCGATCTCAACAATGTTCGTGCCTCTATTGAGAAGCTAGACAACTGA
- the recN gene encoding DNA repair protein RecN, with protein MLTALHIENFALIDRLDLQLQPGLNVLTGETGAGKSIILDALDAVLGGKASQRLIRTGTPRALIEATFTLTPAITQWLEHNKIQIEADQLVCSRELTAGRGAIRSRSRLNGVLVNKPQVETLRQLLLEITAQGQTLQVGSPDLQREWLDSFGGQKLLAQRQAVAQAYEAAAQARQALERRRKAEQDRLEQLDLFEHQARELNGVNLTTPDEMDLLEQEQQRLSHSVELQQQSYQVYQILYENDAGTGAEACSDLLGKAEAILSDMLRYDPEVGPILSMVSEALSQVEEAGRQINVYGENIEADPQRLEEVEQRIRQLKSLCRKYGRSLGELIEYRDEIQGSLDLMNGDGQSLEALENAYEAHRKVLDQACGQLLELRKRAAKTLETKLVAELKPLAMDRVQFKADLRAVEPTVMGTERVQFLFSPNPGEPLQPLAETASGGEMSRFLLALKACFSDTDLGSTLVFDEIDVGVSGRVAQAIAEKLYQLGRQHQVLCVTHQPMVAAMADAHFRVGKHLTDEAEKLPAKRRKSRAKSAEEGAVATAEEVRTVVRVVPLNQDERREELAQLAGGHSHQESLSFAEALLSQAAGIRQQM; from the coding sequence ATGCTCACTGCGCTTCACATTGAGAACTTTGCACTCATCGACCGGCTGGATCTACAGCTTCAGCCTGGGTTGAATGTGCTCACAGGAGAGACCGGAGCCGGAAAATCGATCATTCTAGATGCCCTAGACGCAGTTTTGGGCGGTAAAGCGAGTCAGCGTCTGATTCGCACTGGCACCCCTCGCGCCCTGATTGAAGCCACCTTTACCCTCACCCCAGCCATAACCCAGTGGCTGGAGCACAACAAGATCCAGATAGAGGCCGATCAGCTAGTGTGCAGCCGGGAGCTGACCGCTGGACGGGGAGCCATCCGTAGCCGTTCACGGCTCAACGGGGTCTTGGTCAACAAGCCTCAGGTAGAAACCCTGCGCCAGCTTTTGCTAGAGATTACGGCTCAGGGCCAAACCCTCCAGGTCGGTTCACCCGATTTGCAAAGAGAGTGGCTAGATAGTTTTGGCGGCCAAAAGCTGCTGGCACAGCGTCAGGCAGTCGCTCAAGCCTACGAAGCGGCTGCCCAAGCCAGACAAGCCCTAGAGCGCCGCCGCAAAGCTGAGCAGGACCGGCTAGAGCAGCTGGATCTCTTTGAGCACCAGGCCCGAGAACTCAATGGGGTTAATCTGACCACGCCCGACGAGATGGATTTACTGGAGCAGGAGCAGCAGCGCCTGAGCCACAGCGTCGAACTCCAGCAGCAGAGCTATCAGGTCTACCAGATTCTCTATGAAAACGATGCTGGAACGGGTGCCGAGGCCTGCTCTGACCTGCTGGGTAAAGCCGAAGCCATCCTCAGCGACATGCTGCGCTATGACCCCGAAGTAGGCCCGATTCTTTCCATGGTGAGCGAGGCCCTGTCGCAGGTTGAAGAGGCCGGCCGCCAAATCAATGTCTATGGGGAAAATATCGAGGCTGACCCCCAGCGGTTAGAAGAGGTCGAGCAGCGCATCCGGCAGCTAAAAAGCCTCTGCCGCAAATATGGCCGCTCCTTGGGCGAACTGATCGAATACCGCGACGAAATTCAAGGTTCTTTGGACCTGATGAACGGAGACGGTCAATCGCTCGAAGCCCTGGAAAATGCCTATGAGGCCCACCGCAAAGTTTTAGACCAAGCCTGTGGCCAGCTATTGGAGTTGAGAAAACGGGCCGCTAAAACCCTCGAAACCAAGCTGGTAGCCGAACTAAAACCGTTGGCGATGGACCGGGTGCAGTTTAAGGCTGATCTGCGCGCGGTAGAACCAACCGTGATGGGCACCGAACGAGTGCAGTTTCTCTTTAGCCCCAACCCTGGTGAACCGCTGCAGCCGCTGGCAGAGACCGCCTCGGGTGGTGAGATGAGCCGCTTTTTGCTGGCCCTCAAGGCCTGTTTTTCGGACACAGATCTGGGCAGTACGCTGGTGTTCGACGAGATTGATGTCGGCGTTTCCGGGCGGGTGGCTCAGGCGATTGCCGAAAAGCTTTACCAGCTGGGGCGGCAGCACCAGGTGCTCTGCGTCACCCACCAGCCCATGGTGGCGGCAATGGCCGATGCTCACTTCCGGGTCGGCAAACACCTGACAGATGAAGCAGAAAAATTACCCGCTAAGCGTCGCAAGTCTCGCGCCAAATCCGCTGAGGAGGGAGCCGTAGCCACCGCTGAAGAAGTCCGTACCGTCGTGCGGGTGGTGCCTCTAAACCAAGATGAGCGGCGGGAGGAGCTAGCTCAACTAGCCGGCGGACACTCTCACCAGGAATCGTTATCTTTTGCTGAGGCGCTGCTCAGCCAGGCCGCCGGTATTCGTCAGCAGATGTAG
- a CDS encoding sodium:proton antiporter: protein MLVELLTAAEAGFKDPSIEANLKQFCLVLLVSLGVATMSRAFSVLRNIPYTLLLLLVGLGLAVLDVRLINLSPELILFIFLPPLLFEAAWNLNWKRLSRNLVPILLFAILGVIICIAGLVWGLQGIAGTSLATALLVGASLSATDPVSVVALFRELGVDKKLTVLMEGESLFNDGVAVVAFNLLVGLALGIEQFDLSVSLARFLIFTGIGISVGGLIGFGISFLTQRFDLPLVEQSLTLVSAYGTYLVAEELGGSGVIAVVTTGLILGNFGSRIGMNPRTRLLVSEFWEFVAFFVNSIVFLLIGDQVKFAGLADNLNSIGIAIAIIILSRAISTFGLSALSNVLVNSDISWQGQTLLWWGGLRGSVSVALALSVPTSLADREEIIAIVFGVMLFTLLVQGLTTQPLLNRLGLLGDKVVLQDYQQMTAQRVALTRVMKRLVEIKESESLDPEFVGYQMALVEGQLDEVKEKMLRLEQQNEDVRNLTTEQLREELLAIESDTYAELIRAGRLKDELTPLLQSVLPDRIGENL from the coding sequence ATGCTCGTGGAGCTTTTGACAGCCGCTGAGGCCGGTTTTAAGGACCCCTCTATTGAAGCTAATCTCAAACAATTTTGCCTAGTGCTGCTGGTGTCGCTGGGGGTAGCGACGATGTCTCGCGCCTTTAGCGTGCTGCGTAATATTCCCTACACCCTGCTGCTGTTGCTGGTAGGGCTGGGGTTAGCGGTGTTAGATGTGCGGCTGATTAACCTGTCGCCAGAGCTGATCCTGTTTATTTTCCTGCCACCGCTGCTGTTTGAAGCCGCCTGGAACCTCAACTGGAAGAGACTGAGTCGCAACCTAGTGCCGATTTTGCTCTTTGCCATTCTGGGTGTGATCATCTGCATTGCTGGTTTGGTGTGGGGCCTTCAGGGGATTGCTGGTACATCCTTGGCGACGGCCCTGCTGGTGGGAGCCAGCCTGTCAGCTACCGATCCGGTGTCGGTGGTGGCCCTGTTTCGAGAGCTGGGAGTAGACAAGAAGCTGACGGTACTAATGGAGGGCGAAAGCCTATTCAATGACGGGGTGGCGGTCGTTGCCTTTAACCTGCTGGTGGGCTTGGCTCTGGGAATCGAGCAGTTTGACCTGTCGGTGTCGCTGGCCCGGTTCTTGATATTTACCGGGATAGGTATCAGCGTGGGGGGGCTGATTGGCTTTGGCATTTCTTTTCTAACCCAGCGGTTTGACCTGCCTCTGGTAGAGCAGTCGCTGACGCTGGTGTCGGCCTATGGCACCTACCTGGTAGCCGAGGAACTGGGCGGCTCTGGCGTCATTGCCGTGGTGACCACCGGCCTGATTTTGGGCAACTTTGGTTCTCGTATTGGCATGAACCCCCGAACCCGCCTGCTGGTCTCAGAGTTTTGGGAGTTTGTTGCTTTCTTTGTCAACTCGATTGTGTTTTTGCTGATTGGCGACCAGGTAAAGTTTGCCGGACTGGCAGACAACCTTAATTCGATTGGAATTGCGATCGCAATTATCATTCTCAGTCGCGCCATCAGCACCTTTGGCCTGAGTGCCCTGAGCAATGTTCTAGTTAACTCTGATATTTCCTGGCAAGGGCAGACCTTGCTCTGGTGGGGTGGCTTGCGAGGGTCAGTCTCAGTGGCTCTGGCTCTGAGCGTGCCCACAAGCTTGGCCGATCGAGAAGAAATCATCGCCATCGTCTTTGGAGTCATGCTGTTTACCCTACTGGTGCAGGGCTTAACTACCCAGCCCCTGCTGAATCGTCTGGGCCTGCTGGGCGACAAGGTCGTACTCCAGGACTACCAGCAGATGACAGCCCAACGGGTAGCCCTCACTCGCGTGATGAAGCGGCTAGTCGAAATCAAGGAGAGCGAATCCCTAGATCCAGAATTTGTGGGCTATCAGATGGCTCTAGTCGAAGGTCAGCTCGATGAAGTGAAGGAAAAAATGCTGCGGCTAGAGCAGCAAAACGAAGACGTGCGCAACCTCACTACCGAACAGCTAAGGGAGGAACTGCTAGCCATCGAATCCGATACCTACGCTGAACTGATCCGCGCCGGACGATTGAAGGATGAGCTAACCCCCTTACTCCAATCCGTTTTACCAGATCGCATTGGAGAGAACCTTTAA
- a CDS encoding AarF/ABC1/UbiB kinase family protein — translation MPLTAQPAPLELAAEPLPKAPERLQNPLEALTYDPDAIAAYYGRRPFQILSRLLSILVPFAMLYLGLWWDRRTHQTTQKEAQRAQQFREILTRLGPAYIKVGQALSTRPDLVPPTFLEELTKLQDQLPPFPTELAFQFIEAELGAPPSQLYAELSAAPIAAASLGQVYRGRLHTGEEVAVKVQRPGLAQQITRDLYILRWLAQFATKRVAQVRSDLVGIMDEFGARIFEEMDYTHEAQNAERFASLYGHLRDIYVPCIYEAYTARRVLTMEWITGTKLTNIEQLDAQGIDATYLIDVGVQCSLRQLLEHGFFHADPHPGNLLATPDGKLAYLDFGMMSEVKPYQRYGLIEAVVHMVNRDFEGLARDYVNLEFLTPDTDLSPIVPALSEVFSNALGASVAELNFKSITDEFSALMYEYPFRVPAYYALIIRSLVTLEGIAINVDPNFKVLSKAYPYIAKRLLTDPSPQLRTSLRDLLFKDGRFRWNRLENLLRNASDSDDYNLDTVLDQTLEFLFSDRGTFIRDRIVDELVRGLDSLGHNTLQNVSQKLQERLGLAESTTALSPAQPKRDSEIDHILRIVDILRHTKGFDPSLVAAKLPQLLFKAETRDMGQRIVSGLAQRALARLIRDFLLATEAPQPRTGSAVLRRPVPISAIAATRP, via the coding sequence ATGCCGCTGACGGCTCAACCAGCTCCGCTAGAGTTGGCTGCAGAACCGCTCCCTAAAGCGCCAGAGCGGCTGCAGAACCCGCTGGAAGCCTTGACCTATGACCCAGATGCGATCGCAGCCTACTACGGCAGACGCCCGTTTCAGATCCTGAGCCGTCTGCTCAGCATCCTGGTGCCCTTCGCCATGCTCTACCTGGGCCTCTGGTGGGATCGCCGCACCCATCAAACCACCCAAAAAGAAGCACAGCGGGCTCAGCAGTTTCGTGAGATTTTGACCCGCTTGGGTCCAGCCTACATTAAGGTAGGTCAGGCCCTCTCTACCCGGCCTGACCTGGTTCCGCCTACTTTTTTAGAAGAGCTGACTAAGCTTCAAGATCAGCTGCCGCCCTTTCCCACCGAGCTGGCTTTTCAGTTTATCGAGGCAGAGTTAGGGGCTCCGCCGTCACAGCTGTATGCCGAACTTTCTGCTGCGCCGATTGCCGCTGCTTCTTTGGGGCAAGTTTACCGAGGCCGTCTACACACGGGAGAAGAGGTTGCTGTCAAGGTGCAGCGACCTGGTTTAGCTCAACAAATTACCCGCGATCTCTACATTTTGCGGTGGCTGGCCCAGTTTGCTACCAAGCGGGTTGCCCAGGTGCGCAGTGATTTGGTCGGCATCATGGATGAGTTTGGGGCGCGCATCTTTGAAGAGATGGACTACACCCACGAGGCGCAAAACGCGGAGCGATTTGCTTCCCTCTACGGCCACTTGCGCGACATCTACGTACCCTGCATCTACGAGGCCTACACGGCCCGGCGGGTGCTGACAATGGAGTGGATTACCGGCACCAAGCTAACCAACATTGAACAGCTCGACGCTCAGGGCATTGATGCCACTTACCTGATCGATGTGGGTGTGCAGTGCTCTTTGCGACAGCTTCTAGAGCACGGCTTCTTCCATGCCGACCCCCACCCTGGCAACCTGCTAGCTACCCCTGATGGCAAGCTGGCCTATCTTGACTTCGGCATGATGAGCGAGGTTAAGCCCTACCAGCGCTACGGCTTGATCGAGGCAGTCGTGCACATGGTCAACCGCGATTTTGAAGGGCTGGCCCGCGACTATGTGAATCTAGAGTTTCTTACTCCAGACACCGACCTGAGTCCAATCGTGCCTGCCCTATCTGAGGTGTTTAGCAATGCGCTGGGAGCTAGCGTAGCTGAGCTGAACTTCAAGAGCATTACCGATGAGTTTTCAGCGCTGATGTACGAGTATCCCTTCCGGGTGCCCGCTTACTATGCCCTGATCATTCGCTCTCTGGTCACGCTAGAAGGCATTGCCATTAATGTTGACCCCAACTTCAAGGTGCTCAGCAAAGCATACCCCTACATTGCCAAGCGTCTGCTGACCGACCCCTCGCCTCAGCTTCGAACCTCGCTCCGGGATTTGCTGTTTAAAGATGGCCGCTTCCGCTGGAACCGGCTAGAAAACCTGCTGCGAAATGCTAGCGACAGCGATGACTACAACCTAGATACCGTGCTGGATCAGACCCTAGAGTTTCTGTTCTCAGATCGCGGTACGTTTATTCGCGATCGCATTGTCGATGAACTGGTGCGGGGGCTAGATTCTCTAGGTCACAATACCTTGCAAAACGTCTCGCAAAAGTTGCAGGAGCGTCTGGGCCTAGCCGAGTCAACCACAGCCCTCTCCCCTGCCCAACCCAAACGCGACAGCGAAATCGACCATATTCTCAGAATTGTCGACATTCTGCGCCATACCAAAGGCTTTGACCCAAGTTTAGTGGCGGCAAAACTGCCCCAACTCCTGTTCAAAGCTGAAACTCGCGATATGGGCCAGCGCATTGTCAGCGGCCTGGCTCAACGCGCTCTAGCCCGTCTGATTCGCGATTTTCTGTTAGCCACAGAAGCGCCTCAGCCCAGAACTGGGTCGGCAGTGTTAAGGCGACCTGTCCCCATCTCTGCCATCGCTGCGACCCGACCGTAG